One stretch of Alcaligenes faecalis DNA includes these proteins:
- a CDS encoding glucuronyl hydrolase has product MSVDVLGSASIESIFANMDQVAEQCGEQFPLFRQSSSEQWTLSRRGSWLGGFWAGLWWRRALISGQEQDKEQALNWSQKLQVWLEEPSINRSFVFWYGSGLGSIWHGDREAEANVDQAAQALLNSFDASSGFWPLGSGMGGGEAGNHILNVDALAPTLLVLDAQGGPVARQFGQWHVDACLRYLQKRSGAWRDTVLLRGNDVLAEQGAETWQRGQAWAMLGMATATRLYDRKSYAQAALNACRYWHERWGKFAHGFLTQDSPLSPVDRSAWAIASLAMYELWQILPEQQWLHEQSRLYLDALLTPELSETGRFVGHLYKVAPGQSELVESACASFFLLEALLAHSA; this is encoded by the coding sequence ATGTCTGTAGATGTATTGGGATCAGCCAGCATAGAGTCCATTTTTGCGAATATGGACCAGGTTGCCGAGCAATGTGGGGAGCAGTTTCCCTTGTTCAGACAGTCCTCGTCCGAGCAATGGACCTTGTCGCGACGTGGCTCCTGGTTGGGAGGGTTCTGGGCTGGGTTGTGGTGGCGACGCGCTTTGATCAGCGGTCAGGAGCAGGATAAGGAGCAGGCGCTGAACTGGAGCCAGAAGCTGCAAGTCTGGCTGGAAGAGCCCAGCATCAATCGCAGCTTTGTGTTCTGGTATGGCTCCGGTCTGGGCAGCATCTGGCATGGGGATAGGGAGGCTGAAGCCAATGTCGATCAGGCGGCACAAGCTCTGCTGAACAGCTTTGATGCCTCCAGCGGCTTCTGGCCCTTGGGTTCCGGAATGGGGGGCGGGGAAGCGGGCAATCACATTTTGAATGTGGATGCTCTGGCTCCCACGCTCTTGGTGCTGGATGCGCAGGGCGGGCCGGTGGCGCGTCAGTTTGGGCAATGGCATGTGGATGCCTGCCTGCGTTACTTGCAAAAGCGTAGCGGAGCCTGGCGGGATACGGTCTTGCTACGCGGGAACGATGTACTGGCCGAGCAGGGCGCTGAAACCTGGCAACGAGGGCAGGCCTGGGCCATGTTGGGCATGGCAACCGCAACGCGCTTGTATGACAGAAAGTCTTATGCTCAAGCAGCCCTGAATGCCTGCCGATATTGGCACGAGCGTTGGGGGAAGTTTGCGCATGGTTTTTTGACGCAGGATTCCCCACTGAGCCCGGTAGACCGTTCCGCCTGGGCGATTGCTTCTTTGGCCATGTATGAGCTGTGGCAAATTCTGCCGGAACAGCAATGGCTGCACGAGCAATCGCGCTTGTATCTGGATGCTTTGCTGACTCCCGAGTTAAGTGAAACAGGGCGTTTTGTGGGACATCTTTATAAAGTTGCGCCGGGGCAGTCTGAATTGGTGGAATCGGCCTGCGCCAGTTTTTTTTTGCTGGAGGCCTTGCTGGCGCATTCGGCTTGA
- a CDS encoding DsrE family protein has product MPKPAAFVSTLFHAQGNPDKVTVALTMAVNAVQKGHSACLILMAEGVALGVPGAAEPISIGAPFEPAADLLKKYLEQGGRVAVCKSCMLHNGLSAEQMDPRFEIITAPDVIDLLMGATGSLQIS; this is encoded by the coding sequence ATGCCTAAACCCGCTGCTTTCGTATCCACGCTGTTTCATGCACAGGGCAATCCCGACAAGGTAACCGTGGCCCTGACCATGGCGGTCAATGCAGTTCAGAAAGGACATAGCGCCTGCCTGATTCTGATGGCTGAAGGAGTCGCGCTGGGTGTACCCGGTGCCGCCGAGCCTATCAGTATTGGCGCACCCTTTGAACCGGCCGCAGATCTGTTGAAGAAGTATCTGGAGCAAGGTGGACGCGTGGCCGTCTGCAAGTCCTGCATGCTGCACAACGGCCTGAGCGCCGAGCAAATGGACCCGCGCTTTGAGATCATTACCGCACCGGATGTGATCGACCTGTTGATGGGTGCGACCGGGTCTTTGCAGATTTCCTGA
- a CDS encoding LysR family transcriptional regulator, giving the protein MDLRQLKYFVAVAETRNFTRASERLHMAQPPLSRQIQLLEEELGVTLLLRNNRPLRLTEAGRVFYEQALQILSRVDQLVHTTRQIGLHQRQTLSIGFVASTLYGGLPALMRKLRHQYPEVDMQTVELTSMQQLEALKSGRIDVGFGRIRLNDASVQRTVLREEQLALALPPSSDLADSDEPISLKKVQGQKLIVYPKEPRPSFADHVLHLLHDHSVRPAEVYEAGEIQAALGLVAADSGLCLIPTSARLRNDLHYRLIEEPQATSPIILTHRINDQAWYIEAIKGLVAEM; this is encoded by the coding sequence ATGGATCTACGTCAGCTCAAATATTTTGTGGCCGTTGCCGAAACCCGCAACTTCACGCGGGCATCCGAACGCCTGCATATGGCCCAGCCCCCGCTTAGCCGACAGATCCAATTGCTGGAAGAGGAGCTGGGCGTCACACTGCTGCTACGCAATAACCGCCCCTTGAGGCTGACGGAAGCCGGACGGGTGTTTTATGAGCAGGCCTTGCAGATATTGAGCCGGGTGGATCAGCTGGTGCATACGACACGGCAGATCGGGCTACATCAACGACAAACCCTGTCGATAGGCTTTGTGGCTTCTACTCTGTATGGCGGCCTGCCCGCCTTGATGCGCAAGCTAAGACATCAGTATCCGGAAGTGGATATGCAAACGGTGGAACTGACCTCCATGCAGCAGTTGGAGGCCTTGAAGTCGGGACGGATTGATGTGGGCTTTGGGCGGATACGGCTGAATGATGCGTCGGTGCAAAGAACAGTGCTGCGGGAAGAACAGCTGGCTTTGGCACTTCCACCCAGCTCGGATTTAGCAGATTCGGATGAACCTATAAGCTTGAAAAAGGTACAGGGGCAAAAACTGATTGTGTATCCCAAAGAGCCCCGACCCAGCTTTGCAGACCACGTTCTGCATCTGCTGCACGATCACAGCGTGCGCCCGGCAGAAGTCTATGAGGCCGGGGAAATTCAAGCGGCCTTGGGCCTGGTGGCGGCCGATTCCGGATTGTGCCTGATCCCTACCTCGGCGCGCCTGCGCAACGATCTGCACTATCGCTTGATAGAAGAGCCACAGGCGACTTCACCGATTATTTTGACGCACAGGATTAATGATCAGGCCTGGTATATAGAGGCGATCAAGGGCTTGGTCGCAGAGATGTAA
- a CDS encoding alpha/beta fold hydrolase codes for MQQVTIQQAGKDPISATLWPAADAKASIIIHPATAVPQDFYRPFAEHLNSLGFIVLSYDYRGIGQSRQKDIRQCDVSMSDWMLEDAVYVTDWLTHHFEGLPILAIGHSVGGHAIAISPATRSVKAAVMIASHAGITALIEKPMERFRVGLIMRVFTPVLCGLCGYMPTRRLGFGEDLPRGVMQQWSRWTKKPHYFYDDPQLDAKKRAGQVGIPLLVLGFDDDPWANPRAISRLLEPLSKAPIERLQLEHKKLGLAHIGHMGFFRKRNAEALWPIVIDWLIAQSESGPASNP; via the coding sequence ATGCAACAGGTGACGATTCAGCAGGCTGGCAAGGACCCGATCAGTGCAACCTTATGGCCTGCTGCTGATGCCAAAGCGAGCATCATCATCCACCCCGCCACAGCCGTTCCGCAGGACTTCTATCGTCCTTTTGCAGAGCACCTGAACAGCCTGGGTTTCATTGTTCTGAGCTACGACTACCGGGGCATAGGCCAATCTCGTCAGAAGGACATTCGGCAATGCGATGTCTCCATGTCCGACTGGATGCTGGAAGATGCGGTTTACGTCACGGATTGGCTTACCCATCATTTTGAAGGTCTGCCCATTTTGGCCATTGGCCATAGCGTTGGTGGGCATGCGATTGCTATCTCTCCCGCGACGCGTTCCGTGAAAGCGGCCGTCATGATTGCATCTCATGCGGGGATCACCGCTTTGATCGAAAAGCCCATGGAGCGCTTTCGGGTGGGCTTGATCATGCGAGTGTTTACTCCCGTGCTTTGCGGTCTTTGCGGTTATATGCCGACTCGGCGTTTGGGCTTTGGCGAGGACCTTCCGCGTGGCGTCATGCAGCAATGGAGCCGCTGGACAAAAAAGCCCCATTACTTTTATGACGACCCGCAGCTGGATGCAAAAAAACGCGCTGGCCAGGTCGGTATTCCCTTGCTGGTTCTGGGTTTTGATGATGATCCCTGGGCCAATCCGCGGGCTATTTCCCGGCTGCTGGAACCACTGAGCAAGGCCCCTATAGAAAGGCTGCAACTGGAGCATAAAAAACTGGGTTTGGCGCATATTGGGCACATGGGCTTCTTTCGTAAACGCAATGCCGAGGCACTTTGGCCTATAGTGATTGACTGGCTGATCGCACAAAGCGAATCCGGCCCCGCATCAAACCCGTAA
- a CDS encoding 2-isopropylmalate synthase: MLTDPSHKYRPFPVVNLPDRQWPQRTLNKAPVWLSTDLRDGNQALFEPMNRDRKLRLFQELVRIGFKEIEVGFPSASQTDFDIVRQLIDEGMIPNDVTPMVITQLREDLIETTVRSVAGARRVIVHFYNAIAPAFREIVFGMEVPQIIEMVRHHVELFKRLTAQHPETEWVLQYSPETFCMAELDVSLAVCNAAIDAWDAGSARPMIINLPTTVEVTTANVFADQIEWMDRHLDRREHIVLSVHPHNDRGTGVACAEQAMLAGAQRVEGCLFGNGERSGNLDVVTLALNLYTQGISPNLDFSDISAVARIAEEATSLPIHPRHPYVGDLVFTAFSGSHQDAIAKGFAVQKEDAPWRVPYLPVDPKDLGRTYDSIVRVNSQSGKGGIAFLLQRDYGIVMPRRMQVEFSAIVQQIADSSETELNSQQIWELFETTYLQANQRQGNTSYRTHRLFDEVQGQQGIELQCVNANGQTEIYTGTGNGPIAATVAALNLPLRIDSYEERSLGSGADACAMAIVEAVMPGVPGSKFGVGKHANIITASVMAVMNAAARFEEVEA; encoded by the coding sequence ATGCTGACTGATCCTTCCCACAAATACCGTCCCTTTCCTGTCGTCAACTTGCCTGATCGCCAGTGGCCACAACGTACCCTGAACAAGGCGCCCGTGTGGTTGTCTACCGATTTGCGAGACGGCAACCAGGCCCTGTTCGAGCCCATGAATCGCGACCGCAAATTGCGCCTGTTTCAGGAGCTGGTCCGCATTGGTTTCAAGGAAATCGAGGTGGGTTTTCCGTCTGCCTCGCAAACAGATTTTGATATCGTCCGCCAGCTGATTGACGAGGGCATGATCCCGAACGACGTCACGCCCATGGTCATCACCCAGCTGCGAGAGGATCTGATTGAAACCACGGTACGCAGCGTAGCGGGGGCGCGTCGTGTGATTGTGCATTTCTACAATGCCATCGCACCTGCATTTCGTGAAATTGTCTTTGGTATGGAAGTGCCGCAAATCATTGAAATGGTGCGGCACCATGTGGAACTGTTCAAGCGCCTGACCGCCCAGCACCCGGAAACGGAGTGGGTGTTGCAGTACTCGCCTGAAACCTTTTGCATGGCGGAACTGGATGTGTCGCTGGCTGTCTGCAATGCGGCCATTGATGCCTGGGATGCAGGTTCAGCTCGGCCCATGATCATCAATCTGCCCACCACGGTGGAAGTGACGACCGCGAACGTCTTTGCCGATCAGATTGAATGGATGGATCGCCATCTGGATAGACGCGAACATATCGTCCTGTCGGTACACCCGCATAACGACCGTGGCACAGGCGTTGCTTGCGCCGAACAAGCCATGCTGGCTGGAGCACAACGTGTCGAGGGCTGCTTATTCGGCAATGGCGAGCGCAGTGGCAATCTGGATGTGGTGACCTTGGCTCTGAATCTGTATACCCAGGGTATTTCTCCGAACCTGGATTTCTCCGACATTTCAGCAGTAGCCCGTATCGCGGAAGAGGCGACTTCCTTGCCGATCCACCCGCGTCATCCCTATGTGGGCGATCTGGTCTTTACCGCTTTTTCCGGTTCCCATCAGGACGCGATTGCCAAGGGCTTCGCGGTGCAGAAAGAAGACGCCCCGTGGCGTGTGCCGTATCTGCCGGTTGATCCCAAGGATTTGGGCCGTACTTACGACAGTATCGTGCGTGTTAACAGCCAGTCCGGCAAAGGCGGCATCGCTTTTCTGCTGCAACGCGATTACGGCATTGTGATGCCTCGACGTATGCAAGTGGAGTTCAGTGCCATTGTTCAGCAGATAGCCGATTCCAGCGAAACGGAGTTGAACAGTCAGCAGATCTGGGAGCTGTTTGAAACCACCTATCTGCAAGCCAATCAGCGCCAAGGCAACACAAGCTACCGTACGCATCGTCTGTTCGATGAGGTGCAAGGGCAGCAGGGCATAGAGCTGCAATGCGTCAATGCCAATGGCCAGACTGAAATCTATACCGGAACAGGCAATGGCCCGATTGCGGCGACGGTGGCAGCCTTGAATCTGCCTTTGCGTATCGACAGCTACGAGGAACGTAGCCTGGGTTCTGGTGCAGACGCCTGCGCAATGGCGATTGTGGAAGCGGTCATGCCGGGTGTGCCTGGATCGAAATTTGGCGTGGGCAAGCACGCGAATATCATTACGGCCAGTGTGATGGCGGTGATGAATGCGGCGGCGCGTTTCGAGGAGGTGGAGGCATAA
- a CDS encoding DUF2892 domain-containing protein, translating into MKSNVGGLDRIARIVVGVVLIALAATQVIGWWGWLGLIPLITGLVGFCPLYPMLGLSSCPLKKRQ; encoded by the coding sequence ATGAAAAGCAATGTAGGTGGTTTGGATCGTATTGCTCGTATCGTTGTGGGTGTGGTGCTGATTGCGTTGGCAGCCACGCAGGTCATAGGCTGGTGGGGCTGGCTGGGCCTGATTCCCCTGATCACGGGCCTGGTCGGTTTCTGCCCGCTTTACCCCATGCTGGGTCTGAGCTCTTGCCCGTTGAAAAAACGTCAGTAA
- a CDS encoding carboxymuconolactone decarboxylase family protein, whose amino-acid sequence MSETSYKQLTQGISSNLAQLRQTQPDVMKGFGDLGKAAMTGGAIDAKTKELMALAIGVATHCEGCIGFHSKALAQMGASLEEVHEALGVAIYMGGGPSVMYAANAVAAFNEFKS is encoded by the coding sequence ATGAGTGAAACCAGCTACAAGCAACTGACCCAAGGCATTTCCAGCAATCTGGCGCAGCTACGTCAGACCCAACCTGATGTGATGAAAGGATTTGGAGATCTGGGCAAGGCCGCCATGACTGGCGGTGCCATTGATGCCAAAACCAAAGAACTGATGGCTTTGGCGATTGGTGTAGCCACCCATTGCGAGGGCTGCATAGGCTTTCATAGCAAGGCCCTGGCGCAGATGGGAGCCAGCCTGGAAGAAGTGCACGAAGCCTTGGGCGTGGCAATTTATATGGGCGGTGGCCCGTCCGTGATGTACGCCGCCAATGCCGTTGCAGCATTCAACGAATTCAAGTCTTGA
- a CDS encoding zeta toxin family protein — protein sequence MSGNNADTGKSKKILIIAGPNGAGKTTFARSFLPAEAEVLRFINADLIAAGLSPFAPESAAIKAGRLMLDELKEAVRLGESFALETTLSGQGYVRHIEKWQAQGYRVSLYFLSLPDADMAIARVAERVRQGGHNIPEPVIRRRFAAGMKNFLHHYRDTVDDWVLYDNAGSVPVLLEWGEKDE from the coding sequence ATGTCTGGCAACAACGCTGACACGGGCAAGAGCAAAAAGATTCTGATCATTGCTGGCCCGAACGGGGCAGGCAAGACGACATTTGCGCGCTCTTTTCTGCCGGCCGAGGCGGAAGTGCTGCGTTTTATCAATGCAGATCTGATTGCAGCGGGCCTGTCGCCTTTTGCGCCAGAAAGCGCGGCTATCAAAGCCGGTCGTTTGATGCTGGATGAGTTGAAAGAAGCGGTTCGCCTGGGCGAGAGCTTCGCGCTGGAAACGACCTTGTCTGGCCAGGGCTATGTGCGCCATATCGAAAAATGGCAGGCGCAGGGTTATCGAGTCAGCTTGTATTTTTTAAGTTTGCCCGACGCGGATATGGCGATCGCGCGGGTGGCAGAACGGGTACGTCAGGGTGGTCATAACATCCCCGAACCCGTCATTCGTCGCCGCTTTGCGGCTGGCATGAAGAACTTCCTGCATCATTATCGGGATACCGTGGATGATTGGGTTTTGTACGATAACGCAGGCAGTGTGCCAGTCCTGTTGGAGTGGGGAGAGAAAGATGAATAA
- a CDS encoding acyl-CoA dehydrogenase family protein — protein sequence MSHLAISSAALSRKLRQFVDTEIIPNEGILAQGDNLARELTLDLTRRAQQAGLFGSFYPMHRGGRIASLVEYLPVAEQEGRSEYGPGIFGADATLDAYMLSHHGSASVKQRFLTPLLKGDAVSSYAMSEPDSIGSIPATMQCQARLKDGQWHVNGRKWFICRAQLASFATVVARSADGPVNESLSMVIVPTDAAGFKVVRPLPLLGRYQGQNELLFNNVTVPEDYVLGSAGQGIALMQKRLALGRILRSVQWLGLAQRSFEIMCERIHSERGELARLADKQLVRARVYQVYRAITSARCLLREAAVKFDAGLPNSVEVNVAKLAASDAVSEAADSAIQIMGAEGLADWSPLSGIYRAARTTHILDGADDALISTVGKHLLQAHYAIQDTADMNKAVA from the coding sequence ATGAGCCACCTTGCCATTTCCAGCGCGGCCTTGAGCCGCAAGCTGCGGCAGTTTGTGGATACCGAGATCATCCCCAACGAGGGCATTCTGGCCCAGGGAGATAATCTGGCCCGCGAGCTGACTCTGGATCTGACACGTCGGGCTCAACAGGCGGGTTTGTTCGGCAGTTTCTACCCCATGCATCGCGGCGGTCGGATCGCCAGTTTGGTCGAATACTTGCCTGTGGCTGAACAAGAAGGGCGCTCCGAATATGGCCCCGGCATTTTCGGGGCAGATGCCACGCTGGATGCGTATATGTTGAGCCATCACGGCTCGGCCAGCGTCAAACAGCGCTTTCTGACGCCCTTGCTCAAGGGCGATGCGGTGTCCAGCTACGCCATGTCCGAGCCGGACAGCATTGGTTCGATTCCGGCCACCATGCAATGTCAGGCTCGTCTGAAAGACGGGCAATGGCATGTGAATGGCCGCAAGTGGTTTATTTGCCGGGCGCAACTGGCCAGCTTCGCGACTGTGGTGGCGCGCAGCGCGGACGGTCCCGTGAATGAGTCCTTGTCCATGGTGATCGTGCCCACGGATGCGGCGGGCTTTAAAGTCGTGCGTCCCTTGCCTTTGCTGGGACGTTATCAGGGGCAGAACGAGCTGCTGTTCAACAATGTGACCGTGCCGGAGGACTATGTACTGGGCAGCGCCGGGCAGGGCATTGCCTTGATGCAAAAGCGCCTGGCCCTGGGCCGTATTCTGCGATCCGTGCAATGGCTGGGCTTGGCGCAACGCAGCTTTGAAATCATGTGCGAGCGCATTCATTCAGAGCGCGGAGAACTGGCCCGTCTGGCAGACAAGCAACTGGTTCGGGCGCGGGTCTATCAGGTGTATCGCGCCATTACCTCGGCTCGGTGCTTGCTGCGTGAAGCCGCCGTCAAGTTCGATGCGGGCTTGCCCAATTCCGTGGAGGTGAATGTGGCCAAGCTGGCGGCGTCGGATGCGGTCAGCGAGGCGGCAGATTCCGCTATCCAGATCATGGGGGCGGAAGGGCTGGCGGATTGGAGTCCCTTGTCTGGCATCTACCGGGCAGCACGTACCACGCATATTCTGGATGGGGCGGACGATGCCTTGATCAGCACGGTCGGCAAGCACTTGCTGCAAGCCCACTACGCCATTCAGGATACGGCAGACATGAACAAGGCAGTCGCATGA
- a CDS encoding CynX/NimT family MFS transporter — protein MMLSTRASRSPWVLASLMTLAMGMPMMVFYAIGVLGPQIIQDLGISREQLGWLTTSTFGLAALLSPWAGALVQRMGNRQGLFLLFLLVAMSFSLIAVLPGFWGVLTALLLCGLAQSLANPVTNQAIAQLVPAERKAGLVGIKQSGVQASALLAGLVLPTLAYKLGWRGAFVVWVPAMLCLSYFALQLLPARASTAAGSMSWRLPWPSQQLWLLMAIQLCAGLVLSSFITFLGVFAQQLGVSPYWVGMLISGFGVMGIVSRVLLTPIAARFGDETLLLGILFVIPIVALLLMMMAAPDRLWPLGAGVLAIGLTLVATNAIAMSMLLRDARFGAPARTAGLLSVGFFGGFAFGPPLFGVLLRSPEGFAAAWPFLMGILVCASLLCLILYQVRRMVKGE, from the coding sequence ATGATGCTATCGACACGGGCAAGTCGTTCCCCCTGGGTGCTGGCCAGTTTGATGACTCTGGCGATGGGCATGCCCATGATGGTGTTTTATGCCATCGGCGTCCTGGGCCCGCAAATCATTCAGGATCTGGGTATCTCGCGCGAGCAACTGGGGTGGTTGACCACCAGCACCTTTGGTCTGGCTGCCTTGCTCTCGCCGTGGGCGGGGGCCTTGGTGCAGCGCATGGGCAATCGGCAAGGCTTGTTTTTGCTGTTCTTGCTGGTAGCCATGTCCTTTAGTTTGATCGCGGTGTTGCCGGGTTTCTGGGGTGTGCTGACGGCTCTGCTCTTGTGCGGCTTGGCGCAGTCCTTGGCGAACCCGGTGACCAATCAGGCCATTGCCCAGTTGGTACCGGCAGAGCGTAAGGCCGGGTTGGTCGGTATCAAGCAGTCCGGCGTGCAGGCTTCGGCCTTGCTGGCCGGTCTGGTCCTGCCCACCCTGGCCTACAAGCTGGGGTGGCGGGGAGCGTTTGTGGTATGGGTGCCCGCCATGCTGTGCCTGTCCTACTTTGCCTTGCAGCTTTTGCCGGCCAGAGCCAGCACCGCAGCTGGCAGCATGTCCTGGCGCTTGCCCTGGCCCAGCCAACAGCTTTGGCTGTTGATGGCCATTCAGCTATGCGCGGGTCTGGTGCTGTCGTCCTTCATCACTTTTCTGGGCGTTTTTGCGCAGCAACTGGGCGTGTCGCCGTACTGGGTAGGGATGCTGATCAGTGGCTTTGGGGTGATGGGGATTGTGTCCCGAGTGCTCTTGACGCCTATCGCTGCCCGCTTTGGTGATGAAACCTTGTTGCTGGGCATCCTGTTTGTCATCCCGATTGTGGCCTTGTTGTTGATGATGATGGCCGCGCCGGACAGGCTCTGGCCCTTGGGAGCCGGGGTGCTGGCCATCGGCCTGACCCTGGTTGCGACCAATGCAATTGCCATGAGCATGTTGCTGCGAGATGCCCGCTTTGGCGCACCGGCTCGTACGGCAGGGCTGTTGTCCGTAGGGTTCTTTGGCGGCTTTGCCTTTGGCCCGCCACTGTTTGGTGTGCTGCTGCGTTCGCCCGAAGGCTTTGCCGCTGCCTGGCCTTTCCTGATGGGCATTCTGGTGTGCGCCAGCTTGTTGTGCCTGATTCTGTACCAGGTTCGTCGTATGGTGAAAGGGGAATGA
- a CDS encoding GNAT family N-acetyltransferase, translating into MQIRSAVQADYEGLLALDTVASQDPERALQIQDWIQQSQCYVAEREGVLLGYGVLNYHFFGHGFVEMLMVGESGRGQGIGSALLRYFRQISRTEKLFSSTNQSNQAMHGLFQKLGFQRSGVIENLDEGDPEIVYVSLANTGPEA; encoded by the coding sequence ATGCAGATCCGATCCGCCGTTCAGGCAGATTATGAAGGCTTGCTGGCCCTGGATACGGTAGCGTCGCAGGATCCTGAACGCGCCTTGCAGATTCAGGATTGGATTCAGCAATCGCAGTGCTATGTGGCTGAACGGGAAGGCGTCTTGCTGGGCTATGGCGTCTTGAATTACCACTTCTTTGGCCACGGCTTTGTCGAGATGTTGATGGTGGGCGAATCCGGTCGAGGGCAGGGCATTGGTTCGGCTTTGCTGCGATATTTCCGGCAGATTAGCCGGACAGAAAAGCTGTTTTCTTCTACCAACCAATCCAATCAGGCCATGCATGGCTTGTTTCAGAAACTGGGCTTTCAGCGTAGCGGTGTGATTGAAAATCTGGATGAAGGTGACCCGGAGATTGTGTACGTTTCTTTGGCTAACACCGGGCCAGAAGCGTAG
- a CDS encoding MarR family winged helix-turn-helix transcriptional regulator yields the protein MSQKSQPRFVFLLNHAHKALQRWIQKQPSAWTDISAAQVGMLFLIRSQGSVTVGEAASALQVAPAAITGLSKRMQAAGLIQRLTDDVDTRKICLTLTPAGEEASIKAKSTLQDLNQQLSDGFTENELKVVARWLSQVVNLDLPTDKNVDQKDELPA from the coding sequence ATGAGCCAGAAATCACAGCCACGTTTTGTCTTTTTGTTGAACCACGCCCACAAGGCTTTGCAGCGCTGGATTCAGAAGCAGCCTTCGGCCTGGACAGATATCAGCGCGGCTCAGGTTGGCATGTTGTTCTTGATTCGCTCTCAAGGCTCTGTCACGGTGGGGGAAGCGGCCAGTGCCTTGCAAGTGGCTCCGGCTGCGATTACCGGGCTATCCAAGCGCATGCAGGCAGCAGGCCTGATTCAACGCCTGACGGATGATGTGGATACGCGCAAGATTTGCCTGACGCTGACTCCGGCTGGTGAGGAAGCCAGCATCAAGGCCAAATCAACGTTGCAGGACTTGAATCAGCAACTATCCGACGGCTTTACGGAGAATGAACTGAAGGTGGTGGCACGCTGGTTAAGCCAGGTGGTGAATCTAGACCTGCCCACAGACAAGAATGTTGATCAAAAAGACGAACTGCCTGCTTGA
- a CDS encoding ArsR/SmtB family transcription factor produces MIQSKSDIELLQESADQAAALLQAVGNPKRLVILCLLIEQGEMSVGALNEMVALSPSALSQHLARMRQEGLVSYRREAQTLYYRIEDPNVAKLIGTLKDIFCP; encoded by the coding sequence ATGATCCAAAGCAAATCCGACATCGAGCTCTTGCAAGAGAGCGCTGATCAGGCCGCAGCCTTGTTGCAAGCGGTGGGTAACCCCAAGCGCCTGGTGATCTTGTGCCTCTTGATTGAGCAGGGCGAAATGAGTGTAGGAGCGCTGAACGAAATGGTGGCGCTAAGCCCCTCGGCCCTGTCGCAGCATTTGGCGCGTATGCGCCAGGAAGGCCTGGTCAGCTACCGGCGCGAAGCGCAGACCTTGTATTACCGCATTGAAGACCCGAACGTTGCCAAGTTGATTGGCACCTTGAAAGATATTTTCTGTCCCTGA
- a CDS encoding AraC family transcriptional regulator, which produces MGYASPERGGRALDLSHSDTSPLLVSGVIEHYPAGHEVPRHSHHRGHLLYATEGVLLVQADTGQWLVPPTTAVWLRPGVPHQLNATTAVNVHGLFIDEILAAQLPDHDCVIHVTPLVRELIAALVQVIPQENPPLRDALLGQLLIEELRVLHPLPFHLPWPEDELMRRICEDLVRSPAQQKTMDEVAQQYALTPKTLHRRFLKSTGMNLGKWRQQMRLMASIQFLLQGKSITQAALESGYESLSAYSVAFKKTFAYPPSEFLATLSQYPDTGQDAGMV; this is translated from the coding sequence ATGGGCTACGCATCCCCTGAGCGCGGTGGGCGAGCGCTAGACTTGTCGCACTCCGATACCTCGCCCTTGCTGGTCAGCGGGGTGATCGAGCATTACCCCGCCGGGCATGAAGTGCCCCGCCATAGCCACCACCGTGGGCATCTTTTGTATGCCACTGAAGGAGTGCTGCTGGTGCAGGCCGATACCGGTCAGTGGCTGGTGCCACCTACTACGGCCGTCTGGCTGCGGCCCGGTGTGCCGCATCAGCTCAATGCCACCACCGCAGTGAATGTGCATGGTTTGTTTATTGATGAAATTCTGGCCGCGCAGTTGCCTGACCATGATTGCGTGATCCATGTCACGCCACTGGTACGTGAACTGATTGCCGCGCTGGTGCAGGTGATTCCGCAAGAAAACCCACCTTTACGAGACGCACTGCTGGGCCAGCTATTGATCGAAGAGCTGCGCGTGCTCCATCCCCTGCCTTTTCATTTGCCTTGGCCAGAAGATGAATTGATGCGGCGGATTTGCGAAGATCTGGTGCGCTCGCCCGCACAGCAAAAAACGATGGATGAGGTGGCGCAGCAATACGCCTTGACGCCGAAAACCCTGCATCGGCGTTTTCTGAAAAGCACGGGGATGAATCTGGGGAAATGGCGGCAGCAGATGCGGCTGATGGCCTCGATCCAGTTTCTGCTGCAAGGCAAATCCATCACGCAGGCGGCGCTGGAAAGCGGCTATGAAAGCCTGAGCGCATATTCAGTGGCCTTTAAGAAGACCTTTGCCTATCCGCCTTCGGAGTTTTTGGCGACCTTGAGCCAGTATCCTGATACAGGGCAGGATGCGGGCATGGTTTGA